DNA sequence from the Microcebus murinus isolate Inina chromosome 18, M.murinus_Inina_mat1.0, whole genome shotgun sequence genome:
CCTTCTAGAGGCTTCCTATGCCTGTCAGGAAGGCTGCTGGCGTCCCTTAGCAGCCCTTTGTGTTCACCCAGGCAGTGGCACTTCCTTCCAGAAGAATTTGAGTCCAGTGTTTGGTTTTTCTAACACTCACAGAAGCAGCCTCATGGGTGTCTCCACAGAGACACCAGCCAAACAGCTCCCCTCAGAGGTGGGACACTGACCTTGGAGCTCAGCGAGACCAGCCCAACTGCGCATCATCccccgcactgccccctgccagaGTCTGAGATTCGGCCCCCAGGTGCCCTCTCCTAGCCTCTAACTTTTAATGAGTCCAATTTCTTCCCCGTCTCCCAGCCTCAGGGATGACAACTGCTCCCTGCAGATGCTGCCTCCACTGAtccctttgtattttctttctgcctctttagTCTCCtggttaataattctttatattaagtTATCTCCAGTAAAACAACTGGTGTGATTTCTGTCTCCTGCCTGGACTGGAAGATTCACCCACAGTTAACGTCCTAAGCATCTACGGCTCAGACTAGCGCCGGGGACTGCCCAACCCCAGCAGACCACGCTCTGGAGGGCGTGCAGCCCCGGCTGCATCCTGATCTGCTTTTTCTCAGCCAACCTGTGTGTGGAGGAGcaggggggagcagggaggagcagggaggagcaaGTTCAAATTTAAAGGACATAGCAAAATCTGTGGCAAATGAAGCTTATTTGCTGTACAGTCTTGGGGGATGGCTGCAGGGACCCCTTGCTAGACATGTGAATGTTTCTCCTTGCTGGTCAGTAGCAAGCTGTACGGAAGCACCCTCATCATAGGCTTGCGGGCGAAGATGATCTTGTTATAGTTTGCAGTGGGACACTCTCTGGACTCTGTGTGCACGCGTGTGGGTTCTGGGATCATGGCGGGCCCCATGGCCGACGCAGAGTAAGCACCCCACAGCGACAGGGCGCTGTCTGACAGCGGGTCCCGGTACACGGCACCGGAGGACGCAGACGACTTTCTCCTCTTCTGCTGAAAGATGCTGGAAGGCTTGTTCTGCCTCCGGCGGTTTTCCTCGAGAGACAGTGTACATTCCAGTTCcctcattttgcttttctcaatGAGCCTTTTCACTGTCGGGGAGGTATAGGTGACATAGGCCGGCCAGGGGTCGTGCTTTTCTAGCAGATTCGGGGGAAGTCCAATGTTTTCTGTGAATCCCACTAGCAAAGAGAAACGAAGACCATTTAGAAGCACTCACATGCGATAATTCaattcttcagagagaaggagggTGTTGGAACCACACTTTGAAGTCTACCCCATTATGGACCCCTTGTATTCAGTGGGAATAAAATCCACTCCAAAGCAGGGGGACAGAATGGCATTCTATATATCAAGAATATCTCAAGTCAAGAACAGCAAAATGGTAAGCAGCAGGAGACTTGGAGTCAAGCAGGTGTGGtttcaaatatttgcaaaaccTCAAATTGTTTTACCCCTGAACTTCTACTTTTTTCACCAATAAAAATGGTT
Encoded proteins:
- the CDRT4 gene encoding CMT1A duplicated region transcript 4 protein isoform X2, with product MSCLRDLKELPAERSKDEKIPEPGMWTFDVRKSIKMKDKAAEKMMNTEEVGFTENIGLPPNLLEKHDPWPAYVTYTSPTVKRLIEKSKMRELECTLSLEENRRRQNKPSSIFQQKRRKSSASSGAVYRDPLSDSALSLWGAYSASAMGPAMIPEPTRVHTESRECPTANYNKIIFARKPMMRVLPYSLLLTSKEKHSHV
- the CDRT4 gene encoding CMT1A duplicated region transcript 4 protein isoform X1, which gives rise to MPPSPDSQLLGAVGQRQEDGWLQQREDQGGRGILSTGDSQRKKISVGQGDSQDIHGKMGNYRNLSGMWTFDVRKSIKMKDKAAEKMMNTEEVGFTENIGLPPNLLEKHDPWPAYVTYTSPTVKRLIEKSKMRELECTLSLEENRRRQNKPSSIFQQKRRKSSASSGAVYRDPLSDSALSLWGAYSASAMGPAMIPEPTRVHTESRECPTANYNKIIFARKPMMRVLPYSLLLTSKEKHSHV